In Polaribacter sp. L3A8, a genomic segment contains:
- a CDS encoding M1 family aminopeptidase, with the protein MIRFIIICLFIFTSTLTSTAQELLKIAEIEAKSAATKIQFKANPNTSNYNITYHKLEFTVDPAIADIAGKVTTTFTALENLTTVTFDLDDNMTVTSVTQNNNSVSFSQNSNDELVITLLNTISKGDSASVLIAYHGTPISKGFDSFEASTHGENATPILWTLSEPYGALDWWPCKQDLNDKIDTIDVYITAPEQYVSVSNGLEQGTTTSLGLKTTHFKHQYPIPAYLIAIAVTNYTTYSHQVSHKDNNFPIVNYVYPENIAYAQSNTGVTVDIMNNFIDLFGDYPYKDEKYGHAQFAWGGGMEHTTISFMGNFDRGLIAHELAHQWFGNKVTCGSWKDIWLNEGFATYLSGLTIEHLDGDASFKNWRNATINTVTTSTTGAVYLSDIDTTNVSRIFDSRLTYNKSAMVLHMLRKKLGDTNFFKGVKNYITDPNLAYGYAKTPDLITHLETASSLDLNEFFNDWVYNQGYPTYNVNWHQPTTNTISIQLNQTQSHTSVSFFEANVPIRLNGTNGEVLDLVLNNLTNGEIFIEHVNFSVSSIDFDPDYHLISRNSTTTLGLENNNFISENITLYPNPISDFLTIETSENIILKNAILYNTLGKEVLTSSSKKVNLKKLNAGIYFIKVFTDSGNLYRKIIKE; encoded by the coding sequence ATGATTCGCTTTATTATAATCTGCTTATTTATTTTTACCAGTACCTTAACCTCAACTGCGCAAGAATTACTAAAAATTGCAGAGATAGAAGCTAAATCTGCGGCAACAAAAATTCAGTTTAAAGCAAACCCAAACACCTCAAATTATAATATTACTTATCATAAATTAGAGTTTACTGTAGATCCTGCAATAGCAGATATTGCAGGTAAAGTAACCACAACTTTTACTGCTTTAGAAAACCTAACTACAGTTACTTTTGATTTAGATGATAACATGACGGTAACTTCGGTTACTCAAAACAACAATTCAGTTTCCTTTTCACAAAATTCAAATGACGAATTAGTAATTACACTTCTAAACACTATAAGTAAAGGAGACTCTGCGTCTGTTTTAATAGCGTATCATGGAACCCCAATAAGTAAAGGTTTTGATTCTTTTGAAGCCTCAACCCATGGAGAAAACGCTACACCAATTCTTTGGACACTCTCTGAGCCTTATGGCGCTTTAGATTGGTGGCCTTGTAAACAAGATTTAAATGATAAAATAGACACTATTGACGTGTACATTACAGCCCCAGAACAATATGTTTCCGTTTCCAACGGATTAGAGCAAGGCACAACCACTAGTTTAGGACTTAAAACAACACACTTTAAACATCAATACCCAATTCCTGCTTATTTAATTGCCATTGCAGTTACTAATTATACTACGTATTCGCATCAAGTTTCTCATAAAGACAACAACTTTCCGATTGTGAATTATGTGTACCCAGAAAACATAGCGTATGCACAGAGTAATACAGGAGTTACAGTTGATATTATGAATAATTTTATCGATTTGTTTGGCGATTATCCTTATAAGGATGAAAAATACGGACATGCTCAGTTTGCTTGGGGAGGAGGAATGGAACACACAACCATTTCTTTTATGGGAAATTTTGATAGAGGTTTAATTGCCCACGAACTAGCGCACCAATGGTTTGGTAATAAAGTTACTTGCGGTAGTTGGAAAGATATTTGGTTAAATGAAGGTTTTGCAACCTACTTATCTGGTTTAACAATAGAACATTTAGATGGTGATGCTTCTTTTAAAAACTGGAGAAATGCTACTATAAATACGGTAACCACATCTACAACTGGAGCCGTTTACCTTTCTGATATAGACACCACAAACGTTAGCAGAATTTTTGATAGTAGATTAACGTATAATAAAAGCGCAATGGTTTTACATATGCTCCGTAAAAAACTAGGAGATACTAACTTTTTTAAGGGTGTAAAAAACTACATAACCGATCCTAATTTGGCATACGGTTACGCTAAAACGCCCGATTTAATAACACATCTAGAAACTGCGAGTAGTTTAGATTTAAATGAGTTTTTTAATGATTGGGTATACAATCAAGGATACCCAACTTACAACGTAAATTGGCATCAACCAACAACAAACACCATAAGTATTCAGTTAAACCAAACGCAGAGTCACACTTCTGTTTCTTTCTTTGAAGCCAATGTTCCAATACGTTTAAACGGAACGAACGGAGAAGTCTTAGATTTGGTTCTAAACAACTTAACGAATGGAGAAATATTTATAGAACATGTAAATTTCTCTGTAAGTTCTATTGATTTTGACCCAGATTATCACTTAATTTCTAGAAATAGTACTACAACCTTAGGTTTAGAAAACAATAATTTTATATCAGAAAACATTACTTTGTATCCAAACCCGATAAGTGATTTTTTAACGATTGAAACATCAGAAAACATCATTTTAAAAAATGCAATTCTCTACAATACTCTTGGTAAAGAAGTTCTTACATCTAGCAGTAAAAAGG